The window TCTCTTAACCTAAATCCAtcctaaataaaaaaaacttaatctgGAAAAACTACACCCATGGCGATGAAATCCACCGCAAAGTCTCAGCTTACCACCGGAAAAGCTTCCGTCGCCATGTATTTCAACGACATCTCACCAGGACGATCTGAGTCACAGCTTCGATTCCGGCTAATCCACTTTTGGGAGGCAAGAAACATAGCCAAAGCTCGGGCCTTTCTTGGCTTAGAGCTCCTACTCATTGATGAACATGTATGAGTTCTAATCCCCTAACTTTCATTCCACTGTACTTTAAATCAACATCATTAAACCTGAATTATTCCAACTCCTGCAGGGGACTGTGATGCAAGGTTTTATATCCTCTAATCGTGCTGAAACATACCGGCCTCATCTCAAAGCAGGAGCTACTTACACTCTTCAGATTTTTTTTGCCACCAGAAGCAAGGAGATTTATCGTGTTGCTGATCAgagtttaacaatttcattctCCAACGGCTCTGTTCTCGCTCCCCTTGACGACGATGACATACCCGTCTCTGTCTCTTTCCCGGCAGACAGGTTCAGGTTCCACACACATGATGATTTCCAAGCTAACCGTGGACTCAGGGGCGACCTCTACGGTAATCTTGATTTTAAAAATCTGTGTTGTATTTAGATATCTCTACTAatcttcaaaaaaattgttgtagATGTCGTTGGCCACTTGAGGCTGGTGAATGGACAGTCTCTCATTGACCGCCCCGTCCTTGATGAGGCCGAAATAATCAGCATGCGTCATGTTTTGGTACATTTGCAGACGAAAGAGTATGTGTTTATTGTTATTATGATCACAATCTCACGTTCTGTAAAGCTTACTCTCTAGGACATCTTGATAACACTTAAGctgttttaaataaatttttgcaGTGGAGCCGTTATGAAGCTGTACCTTTGGGACCAGGCTgcaaaagatttttacaagaaaTTCACATCCAGTGAAGACACTAATCAATTTTTCCCATGTCATAACCCACCCACTGCAAATACAAGCGTTTCCTGTTTGCCTCATTAACTCTCACTTGGGTCAATGCTCTTCACGCAACCTCTATGTTAATGCTTGATAGTTTCAGAAAAGAATTAAGTTGTGTTTGGTTGCTCATATCTCATTAGTTTAGGCTCCTGTCTTACGTTGAGTTATGTTGTGGTTCAGATATATGTGGTCATCTTCTCTCTTTGAAGTTTCAGCCATTCATGAAACAGTATCATtaacgtgtgtgtctgttttaATGTGGCAACCAAAAACAGGTAATTTAGCTCTCagctatgttacatggaaacggaagcgggtacgtggaagcggaagcgtatggaagcgcagaagcgagattttttaaaaaattaggaagcggatacgtgttggaagcgtatccacatatatatatatatatgaatatatatacatatgtaagattattttttaaaatctaaaactaaaaattatatgatttaaatttaaaataaagcatttattcttataataattttcaaatgaCTTCATATTTAAACTgtgaaaatacacataaattaaattaaataatattatattatatttttttaattccttataattaattgacataatatatttgaatatatgatttatctttaataaaaacctcaatgcataaagataatttatagtattagttttaatatttatatattcttattctctctattcaatactattaaaatttggattatatataaattaaaaactataattttatatttttattgatataagacattgtttttttttaaatggaagcgtgattccaaaacggaatcgtaagcttccaatgtgtttttaaagagaatattttagaagcgttttggaagcgagattccgtaagcttccacaaggttccgattccgattccggttccgaagcgggaagcggacgtccgatgaagcttccgtgcaacgtaggCTCTCAGTACGATGTCATCCTCACGTGTCTTCATAGACAAAGATATCCAGCCCACGATTGATTACTTTAACTGGTTAGTAGTTGTAGAGAGAACAGTAATATGTTTGTCAATTCAAAGTTGTTTTCTTTTCAGTCTCTCTTGAGTGAGCTttaataattatgttttgtaaATTGTCTCAGGTTGACTTCTAACCCAGAGATTGCAAATCGGGTTAATGCAGATTAGGTTACTAGGGTTGAGACAATGACAATTGGGCAGATCTTTGCTTACATCAAGCAGGAATATGCCAAGGTAAATAGAACGTTAAGATACCTCTGTAAAAAACGAAGCATATCCATGTCATTCACTGTCTTTTAACCTGTTGCAGGAAGCTTCTTTTGACTGCATAGCCACAATTGATGATGTTGAGCGTGACAGTGCATGGTACTATATTGCCTGCGGCGGTTGTCAAACTAAGGCCACCAGAGGTCCTTCTTCGTTGATGTGCGCCAAGTGTGGCAACACTAACGTTTCTGGTGTAGCGAAGTATGCATTCTAACCTCACAATTTCATGCTTCATATTTCTAGAATTTGATTTCTGTTCACTTTTATTCACAGATATCTCGCAAAGATCTCTGTCTACGACAATAATGACCAGGCTGTTTTCATCCTACTTGGTGATGCAGGAACTGAGTTGACAGGGAAGCAAGCGGCAGAATTGGTTGACAACTACTTTGAGGTACGTAGCCATAAACTCAAGCCCTCAcccagttcattagaactcacGTTATTCCTCTTGAATTTTTAGGCAAATCAAGAACTTGGTGCTGGCCATCAGATGcctgcccccccccccccaagcTTTAATTGACACCATTGGACAAACTCATAAGTTCAGGGTCAAGGTGTCTAACCTCAACTTCAGCGGCAAGATTCAGGCTATAACTGTTACTAAGGTTTTCTCACCAGAGATTCTGCCACCTGTGCCAACTCTAACTGAAATCCCACTTGATGCGGAAGATGAAGTTTCTTTGGCTACTGCAAGTGTCGTTGATGGGTCTGGAATCAATGCTGATGATGGAAATGAAAGTAGCAGTAAAAGGGATGAATCACAGAAGGCTAAGCGTCCTAAACATGGCAACTAGATCTTACGCCACTCACTTCGTACGTGCTGAGTGGTCGtcctttttttttcagtttgagTCAAGACTATGATTTTAACGTTATTTAAAACTTTGCTTtggtttaatattttcaaacagaTTGATTTTTTCTTTAGTCTTTGGTTTCATTGCAAAGAAaagagaaatataaaaattttgaagttAGTGGTGCATTTAAATAACcaaaattttaagataacaCAACATATACATCATTCAGATTACCAAAATAATGGAAATACTATCATCCAACGAAATTTTAAGATAACACAGCATATACATCTATGTACCTTATTACACTTTATggataaaaaataatgaattactATATAATACCAAAACAAATCTACCAAGTAATTTccttaattttctcaaaatataaggttatcaaatatttattaataatactaTTGGAAAATATATCAAGACATCTTAGGTCAAATACATTTCATATAAGGAATTAATCTTCAAAATTGTAGCCTTACAACAAAGTAGATACAGCCTGGAAAAAAAGAGAACACAACAGGCACCTAAAATTAagcatataaaaataaaactatcgCATGTCCACAATTGTGCAGCGTTAAGTTTTTGCGTCTATTTTGGTGTGAGTATTTCGGTGTTTAGCTCTAGAAATTAAGACATCATTTGAGTATTTACAAAATTTAGCTTGGTTTTAGTTcgattattttaattttccgcTTAATTTAGATAGCAAAAGTAGGAACCGGTTAATATCCAACTACCTTCATCATATTTATTGTGTTAATCATGGTACTTTTTTTAGTTCttattagatttaaaattaGATGAAATTGGTATAAAAACAATTCCGGATTGaaagttaaattaaaataacataaaataaaagaataaatatAGTAAACTTTAAAAGTGTTGACATTcttaaaaaacatatatgtcaatataaaatagaaataagcTTAAATATGGTTTAATCACAAAATTATAAGATAaacatttatcaatttaataagTTATTTAGATCTGCTTTTGATTCTCAGTAAATcacatttacatttttttaaattgttaccTTCAATCTATCTATATACCATTAAATTTTTCCACGTTATTTATAAGAATTTAGGTTAGAACATCACCAATTAATGCATTGAGAATTTTTTACaagttttaaaaactttctaaattgcTTCTCCCTATTCCAACACCTTCGCAAGCTTAAGAATAGTGGAAATAAGTTTCTACTGTAACATACAAACAATATTCCAAggttagaattttttaaaatttaccaaTGACTAATATATCTGCATATGTGTAATGCAATCTATCCATAGTACTTTATGTAGTAACTAATATGGAATCGTTCATACTGAAATCTACTACatatttcacatttttataacaaatgattatttacaaaaacataaataccaaaaaagtttattgaaaataaattatggcTTCAAAACTTAAAGAATTACTGAATCATTTTATTGGTTATCAAAATTTACAGATTTAAGTATTAAAAATCATTgcacatttataaaattatatatttatatgaaataaagGTTATTTAcctatatttcaaaaaataattaaaaaccaatCAGATGAtctataaaaaatatagaatatacataacataacagaaaacatttttattttattaaatgtagagtattataatttttaagaaaGATTTAAATATGATTACTAAACTATTAATAGAAACATTTAATATGTTAAcataaattaatgatatttcaaaaaaataaaatattttgaaacaaataaatgatataatattttttttttaaaaaaataaatctaaggtttaagttatATTTAACATTAgtattatataatgtttatagACAAACaaaccgcgcgtagcgcggtaaaATCTCTAGTGTATATAAAAGACTATaatctatctatctattatAAAACACTGTTTTCTCTCCTGTGAGAACGTCACCTAGGATTTCACCTAGGAAAGTCGAGTCCTGGCGTTGCAACACGTGTCCGGGCTGATACAGCACTGCGTTTCATTTAAGTTAGAGTGATATTCATGCGGGCTTCGCTACTTCATGGTTTATTGGGCTacgaaaaataataaaaaatctagCCCAGTTGCCGAGCTCTCCTTCTTCTACAATGGCCGCTTACAGATTCGTAGGTTtcccgtcttcttcttctttatgtaATCCGAGCAACCGACGGTGTAGATTCTGGATGCAGCCGTTACGGAAAATGCATTGATGCGATGCCATTGACGACATTCTTAACTCCTTAGCCCCACACCATCCACGATAAATCATTCATTGCATCTTAACTCTCATCAAGGCGGTGGAACTTGATCTATAAGAAGGTAAACTTTCTTTGCGTAAAACTCATCTCACAACTCCTACAACACTACAAATTTCTGAAAAACTTCTTTCTCTCCATCATCCATAACGTTTACTCTTCACCGCAACAAAACTGGCGAACCCTAACCTCCCCATCGTTTGCGGAGGACTGTAATGACCGGACTCTTGCCGTCGTGTCTGGATTGCATAGAGCTTGAGATATGCGGAGCATAGACGTGGCCGTGTTACTGACTCAGGAAACAAAGGAAGAGTAACGGCAACGGGAGTCCAGCAGACTAAAAGATGCACTCTTAGAGAGGCGGAGGCCGAGGACAATATCAGCTGCGAGAATTTTGAAATATCCAAAAGTAAACCTTCAAGAGAATCAGTTAGAAAAGTAGTTCGTGAACAAGAGAAGGAAGTTATGTTATTTGATAATGATAGTGGTGGCTCTTACAAGGCGGCTGCACATGAAAAAGATGGAGATAATGCTCTTTTCCCTGAAAGTATAAATCTTTCACTATGTTTATGATGTTAAATATGATCATTTATGCATAGTTTtggtttaatatttttggtttgtGCTCAATAAGGTGACGACAACAGTTCAACATGGTACGAGAACGAACTACTATGGGCACCTTCGTCGCCAAAATAACTGAAGATCGGTATTGTTCTCTCCAAAGGTGAAGTACCTGGTGGGTGCACACTGTCATACATGAACCATTCGGTGAGTCAAAGCCTTACTCTACACCAACTACTCGCTCCATATCTCTCTGTCTTAAGACTTAGGACTCAAGAGTCATCTCATAAAACATTCTTAAGAGCAGAGTAGCAGGATCACTCATATTTCATAATTTGTGCTCTTTTTAGAAGTTTAAATTTGATGTTAAGATTCGAGCATCAGTGTCTTAAGTAATCAAATTTGATGTCACTCCTTAACTTCAAACTTACTATTCCCATCcctcaaatcttttttttctcaGTGTTGTGTGCAGGTTGATGTTGTCCTAAGATTATCATCTCTAAGTTTTCTTGATGTTGTATAAAAGACATGCATTGAGAGGTACGGTACTATTCTCAAAACACTAGACTTTGATTTCGTTTGCATAACACATTCTTTCTGTAGTTTTCTGATTCTAAGTACCTCTGCTTCCACTTTGTGATTCACTCAGCTGAAGAAGCATCTCATCACTGCTAGCTATATTGATGATGAAATATCCATGTTACATGAGATGGCTAAGAATGCTTGGATAACGGTTCTTGGTGAAGCAACATCCCACAATAGTGTGAATCTCACTTAGCCTTTAGTTTGAATCTCAACCCTCTTAATAGTGTGCGTCAGAGGAAAAATGTGCGTTACCCTATATATCTATATCTaaattatactatatatctatgttaatatcattaaaatttaattatatatcatatacgatagataaaattgattgttttgatttatttaacctaaaatgattgcgaataaacaaaagcggtcatttgatttatatgcgcacgtcaatttattacataatagtaattgatttcttagttatttaatatataattattattttattatttcataatatgcaaaaaacataaaaatgaataaatataaaatatttattctgcacTAGGTGCGGATCTTAACttaagtatgtatctctttaataattttaaatcttaaacattttttaaatctcAAGCCAAAACAAAATGacgaaatgagaataaactcaaaaatcaatatttatattaagcaataaccaaaataaaaaatacgacacaaaaatgaaaaaaaatattgaagatagataggattAACACGTaaacgtaaacttctcataagcataattaacttttaaattgctaaatcatgatataaaaccgagctgacatagtttcattgtaatcAAATAGTCCGCCTGAGATTCTTCGGCCTAAACATTAGGTTCTTATGCTATAGGTGATTTTtagacctaaaatatttttaaaaatgggatCAGCTCATcagtaaataaattatgtaattaaaaataaagtttttaaaatgcattttccggttttggcgggaaaatgcattttccggttttggtggaaaaattatgttttctggCTTTGTCGGGAAACTTCcgttttccagttttggcgggaaaattgtattttcggttttggtgagaaaatgcgtttttttttgttttggcgagaaaatgcgttgtttccggttttggtgggaaaatgtttttttttttgcggttttggccggaaaatgcttttgaagttttggcgggaatatgcgttttttaggttttggtcgaaaagtgtggttttacttgtttagccgaaaaatgtgttttaatgaaaatgtgtgttttaaatctttttgcggaaaaatgcatcttgcggttttggcggaaaagtgTGTTTTTCCGTTTTGcgagaaaatacatttttttgttatagcgaaaaaatgtatatgcaaaaaaaaatagaatttacggtttgaaaataatattttgattttaaaatgtcatttttgtcatttattattttggactgaactagatgcatctgcatccagatgcaccatcaagactcaccttcatttgggtgagaatttgagatgattcagctgggtgatccatctggatgtagcattataatgcattaaacgaacatcaatttgcatcttcacccagatggatcacctgggtgagcaaacgaacagggccataGTGGCCtcatattttttactatcaagtaattatatattagaataatttttttgtaactgaatagTATTAGAGCTatagattataataatatttaaaatatgtttttaacgATGAATCAATATTTAGcagataataatatatttatttaaatttagtaGGAAACTTATAATTATGGCAGTTAaagttagtaatatatatagCTCTAATACTATtcagatacaaaaaaaatattctaatatataattacttgatagtaaaaatatgatatagaaaattattaagaaatgaaaatagagaaaaagatcaaaatagcactaaatcaagtttttgttctcaaactaacactcaaggccaaaagtcacaaaaatagcactcaaggggtggggtttagggtttagaatttagggtttaggatttagagtttaggttttagggtttagagttgagaagtgaggttttggggataagatttcaaattttgaaaattaaaaaaatttaaatttttcaaaaaataaaatgctattttggtcattttagtttttgaatgctatttttgtgatataaacttagaaaggtgctattttggagatttgcccatgAAAATAATCGAAGAGggtcatattatttttttatttgtcaacAAAAGAATCATATTGTTAAATAAGcaatatattatatgaaaacTAACAGAAAAAAATAGTGGAAGGATACATATGTTTTTAAAGAAGTGCATAATAGGGGTTGACTCTCGTATGTCACGAGTATTAGCAAACAATCTGAAACCACTACACTAAAACATCTCTAAAATGTGGCctctaaaactatttatttgattGTGGCCTAAAACATATGCTTCATCAGCCTTATGCAAAGGACGGGCCTCTCTGCAGACATCTGTTTGAATAGAGCTTCTGCTTCTTGGAAGTTTCCGTTTCTCGCGATCTGAGAACTGCAATGGAAGTTAGATGTGCTCGTACTCGTCTCCACAAAGTTTCGTGTTGTTGTATGTGTATcacaaaatatatagttaatcataaaataatatagtttaatcaaatttaatatgCCTTTAATATGTACTAGAGTTTGTTTAATAGCATAGACATATGAAATTCTTTAAAACACATTAATATAATGGCTGCACAAACATGTATTCGTATGGATATTTGTtcaatttgttatatataacatttatgaTACATTATTGATTTTAATTGTATGTAATTTATTGGTTATA is drawn from Brassica rapa cultivar Chiifu-401-42 chromosome A05, CAAS_Brap_v3.01, whole genome shotgun sequence and contains these coding sequences:
- the LOC103854882 gene encoding uncharacterized protein LOC103854882 isoform X1 gives rise to the protein MAMKSTAKSQLTTGKASVAMYFNDISPGRSESQLRFRLIHFWEARNIAKARAFLGLELLLIDEHGTVMQGFISSNRAETYRPHLKAGATYTLQIFFATRSKEIYRVADQSLTISFSNGSVLAPLDDDDIPVSVSFPADRFRFHTHDDFQANRGLRGDLYDVVGHLRLVNGQSLIDRPVLDEAEIISMRHVLVHLQTKDGAVMKLYLWDQAAKDFYKKFTSSEDTNQFFPCHNPPTANTSVSCLPH
- the LOC108871965 gene encoding uncharacterized protein LOC108871965, which codes for MTIGQIFAYIKQEYAKEASFDCIATIDDVERDSAWYYIACGGCQTKATRGPSSLMCAKCGNTNVSGVAKYLAKISVYDNNDQAVFILLGDAGTELTGKQAAELVDNYFEANQELGAGHQMPAPPPPSFN
- the LOC103854882 gene encoding uncharacterized protein LOC103854882 isoform X2 translates to MAMKSTAKSQLTTGKASVAMYFNDISPGRSESQLRFRLIHFWEARNIAKARAFLGLELLLIDEHGTVMQGFISSNRAETYRPHLKAGATYTLQIFFATRNRFRFHTHDDFQANRGLRGDLYDVVGHLRLVNGQSLIDRPVLDEAEIISMRHVLVHLQTKDGAVMKLYLWDQAAKDFYKKFTSSEDTNQFFPCHNPPTANTSVSCLPH